The Caulifigura coniformis genome includes a region encoding these proteins:
- the cyaB gene encoding class IV adenylate cyclase: MIEVELKYRLDEPESLLASLIARGAQPGAPTVERDLYFNHPARDFRQTDEALRLRWDGSQATLTYKGQLLDRVSKSREELELDLSPETGLETARRILGLLGFVESGDVEKQRTKFPMLDRGLPVLVTIDEVTGLGLFVELEASAERDSYEAARDRLLELAGELGLTQGERRSYLQLLVEQGAV, translated from the coding sequence ATGATTGAAGTGGAACTCAAATATCGGCTTGACGAACCGGAATCGCTGCTCGCGTCACTGATCGCCCGCGGAGCACAGCCGGGCGCACCGACGGTCGAGCGGGACCTCTATTTCAACCACCCGGCGCGCGACTTCCGACAGACGGACGAGGCCCTCCGGCTGCGGTGGGACGGTTCACAGGCCACGCTGACATATAAAGGGCAACTTCTCGACCGTGTCTCCAAGAGTCGCGAGGAACTGGAACTCGACCTGTCGCCCGAGACTGGCCTGGAGACAGCCCGGCGGATTCTCGGACTGCTCGGTTTCGTGGAATCGGGCGACGTCGAGAAACAGCGGACGAAGTTTCCGATGCTCGATCGAGGTCTGCCGGTTCTCGTCACGATCGATGAGGTGACAGGGCTGGGGCTGTTCGTCGAGCTGGAAGCGTCGGCCGAACGCGATTCCTATGAGGCGGCGCGCGACCGGCTGCTGGAACTGGCGGGAGAGCTCGGTTTGACGCAGGGGGAGAGGCGGTCGTATCTGCAGTTGCTGGTGGAGCAGGGCGCGGTGTGA
- a CDS encoding DUF1559 domain-containing protein — protein sequence MPRSSRRGFTLIELLVVIAIIAILIALLLPAVQQAREAARRATCKNNMRQHGLALHNYHDTFNVFPPGWIAVDPVTRRPSAHEGVNGAGWGTMILPMVEQGPLYNSWNPNVALESPLNQAFRESQLPVFKCPSDPQPLTFDIGEEDDPTQIICKLAIANYIASFGSIAIDDCENAPGTAPVLASGQCKGNGAFYHNSRVRIGDFIDGTSNTMIVGERKTDPVENWYSTWSGRVAEAEEGIQRVLGSLDHPPNDPHRHFDDFSSQHTGGAHFVLGDGHTRFVSSNIDQEVYQSLGTISGGERVGDF from the coding sequence ATGCCACGTTCATCCCGACGGGGGTTCACCCTCATCGAGCTTCTCGTCGTTATCGCCATCATCGCCATCCTCATCGCCCTGCTGCTTCCCGCCGTCCAGCAGGCCCGCGAAGCCGCCCGCCGCGCCACGTGCAAGAACAACATGCGGCAACACGGCCTCGCCCTCCACAACTACCACGACACCTTCAACGTCTTTCCCCCGGGCTGGATCGCCGTCGACCCGGTCACCCGCCGCCCCTCCGCCCATGAAGGGGTCAACGGCGCCGGCTGGGGAACCATGATCCTTCCGATGGTCGAGCAGGGCCCGCTCTACAACTCCTGGAACCCCAACGTCGCCCTCGAATCGCCGCTCAACCAGGCCTTTCGCGAGTCCCAGCTCCCCGTCTTCAAGTGTCCGTCCGATCCGCAGCCCCTGACCTTCGACATCGGTGAAGAGGACGATCCGACGCAGATCATCTGCAAGCTGGCCATCGCCAACTACATCGCCTCATTCGGCTCCATCGCCATCGATGACTGCGAAAACGCGCCGGGAACAGCTCCCGTGCTCGCCAGCGGACAGTGCAAGGGGAACGGAGCCTTCTACCACAACAGCCGCGTCCGCATCGGCGACTTCATCGACGGGACCAGCAACACCATGATCGTCGGCGAGCGGAAAACCGATCCCGTCGAGAACTGGTACAGCACCTGGTCCGGCCGCGTCGCCGAAGCGGAAGAAGGCATCCAGCGCGTGCTCGGCTCGCTCGACCATCCTCCCAACGATCCCCACCGGCACTTCGACGACTTCAGCAGCCAGCACACCGGCGGGGCCCATTTCGTTCTCGGCGACGGCCACACCCGCTTCGTCTCGAGCAACATCGACCAGGAGGTGTACCAGTCCCTCGGAACGATTTCCGGCGGCGAACGCGTCGGCGATTTCTGA